TGGCCGCCGCGCCAGACCAGCTGGTTGAAGGCCCGCGAGGCCGCGGGTCGCACCAGGTTGAAGAAGGACAGGGGCGGCAGCTTCAGACGGGCGGGACGGGGCAGCTCGCGGTGCGGGCCGGCCACGGGATCGCCCAGGTAGACCAGGCAGCGGCCCAGCTTCGCGCCGGGGGAGGCGGCGTCCACCCAGGCCACGGTGTGACTCTGGGTCGCCTCGCGCAGCCGCAGCAGGGCCTGCTCCAGATTCTCGCAGGCCAGGGTCAGGCGCTGGAAGGTGACGGTGTCGCGCCGCACGAGCTGCAGGCGGACCTCGAGGATCAGGCCCGCCAGACCCATCCCGCCGCAGCAGGCGCTGAATTGGCCGGGGTTCTCCTCGCGCGAGCACCAGCCGGCCGTGCCGTCCGGGGCCGCCACCCGCAGGGCCTGCACCCAGCGACAGAAGGAGCCGTCCACGTGGTGATTCTTGCCGTGCACGTCGGCGGAGACCGCGCCGCCTAGCGTCACGTGGCGCGTGCCGGGGAGAACGGCCGGCGCCCAGCCCTGCGGCAAGGTCTGGTTGAGAATCTCACCCAGGCTGTGGCCGGCCCCGGCGCTGAGCACGCCGCTGGCGCTGTCCAGCCTGAGCGGGGCGTTGAGGCAGCGCGTCAGCAGCAGGCGGTCTCCCGTGCAGGCGTCGCCGTAGCTGCGCCCCAGGCCGCGGGCGATCAGCGGCACGGGATCGGTGGCCAGCCGCTCGAGCAGCTCGGCCTCGCTGGCCGGGTCCAGGATGAAGGAGCGGGGGCGGGGCAGCCGACCCCAGCTGCCCAGGTGGCGGTGGTGGGTCTTCATGCGAGCAGCAGCCAGCAGGTGAGGGCCCAGCCGGCCACGGTGGCGGCCAGGGGCAGGTCCAGCAGCAGGCTGCGCCCGCTGCCCTTCAGGTCCTGCACGCGGCGCAGGTAGTGCAGC
This genomic interval from Candidatus Delongbacteria bacterium contains the following:
- a CDS encoding FAD-binding oxidoreductase; translation: MKTHHRHLGSWGRLPRPRSFILDPASEAELLERLATDPVPLIARGLGRSYGDACTGDRLLLTRCLNAPLRLDSASGVLSAGAGHSLGEILNQTLPQGWAPAVLPGTRHVTLGGAVSADVHGKNHHVDGSFCRWVQALRVAAPDGTAGWCSREENPGQFSACCGGMGLAGLILEVRLQLVRRDTVTFQRLTLACENLEQALLRLREATQSHTVAWVDAASPGAKLGRCLVYLGDPVAGPHRELPRPARLKLPPLSFFNLVRPAASRAFNQLVWRGGQRRHGVADLQALDSFFWPLDAVDGWNHLYGHAGFLQFQCLLPVALLDERGAGPLHQLLELFATVGGGTLAVMKTMGEAGRDVSPLAFPGPGATLALDLPASAETRKAVRQANRLVLDWGGRIYLAKDALLSAAEYRAMTPGLAGWQELRDTLDPQRRWQSDLARRLEL